The genomic interval TCATCATGCAGTTCATGTGGCGCTACATCGACGAGCTGGTCGGCAAAGGGCTCGGCATGGACGTGATTCTGGAACTGATGATGTACGCGGCCGTCACGCTGATCCCGATGGTGCTGCCGCTGGCCACGCTGTTCGCCGCCGTGATGACGATGGGCAACATGGGCGAGAATTACGAACTGCTCGCGCTCAAGTCGGCCGGCATCTCCCTGCCGAAAATCATGCGTCCGCTGATCATATTGGTGCTGTTCGTAGCCGTCGGCAGCTTTTTCGTCGCCAATAATCTGGTGCCGATCGCTACGAAAAAAATCTCCGCCCTGTTGTACGATATCCGTCAGCAGAAACAGTCGATCGAATTCAAGGACGGGCTGTTTTTCAACGGCATGGACGACATCAGCATCCGGGTGGACCGTCAGGACCCCAAAACGAAACTTCTGAACGGCGTGCTGATCTACGACACGAGCGATCCGAACGGCAATATGACCACGACGCTGGCCGACTCGGGCTACATCTCCCTGTCGGACGACAAGAAGTATCTGCTGGTCACCCTGTACAGCGGCGAGCGCTACGAGCAGGCGAGAGGCTACAAATGGTTCGACAACAGCGAACTGCGCCAAAATATCTTCGACGTGTACAACATGGTGATGAAGGTGCCCGGCTTCGACTTCGAGCGAACCGACCAGTCGATGTTCAACGGCAGCCAAACCAAGAACGTCAGGGAACTTCAGGCCGGAATCGACTCGCTCGAGAAAATCAGCTCCGAGTCGGCCAGCGCCTCGTACGAACCGCTGCTCAATACGTTCATCTTCCCTTTCGACAAAAGCCTGGCCAGCGACTCGATTCCCCATGTCGACATGCCCCGGGCCGAACTAGCCGAAAAGATCGAGAACCTTCCCGTCCGGTCGAAAGTATCGATCTACGACGTCGCGCTGAACAAGGCGCGCAATTCGCGCAGTTACTATTCGTTCGACGAGGCGACTTCCAAGGAGGCGCTGAACCAGTTGTACCGATACAAGGTCGAGTGGCACAAGAAAATGTCGCTGCCCGTATCGATCATGATTTTCTTCCTGATCGGGGCTCCGCTCGGAGCCATTATACGCAAGGGGGGGCTCGG from Alistipes ihumii AP11 carries:
- a CDS encoding LptF/LptG family permease codes for the protein MKTVHKLILKSYAGPMVLTFFIVLFVFIMQFMWRYIDELVGKGLGMDVILELMMYAAVTLIPMVLPLATLFAAVMTMGNMGENYELLALKSAGISLPKIMRPLIILVLFVAVGSFFVANNLVPIATKKISALLYDIRQQKQSIEFKDGLFFNGMDDISIRVDRQDPKTKLLNGVLIYDTSDPNGNMTTTLADSGYISLSDDKKYLLVTLYSGERYEQARGYKWFDNSELRQNIFDVYNMVMKVPGFDFERTDQSMFNGSQTKNVRELQAGIDSLEKISSESASASYEPLLNTFIFPFDKSLASDSIPHVDMPRAELAEKIENLPVRSKVSIYDVALNKARNSRSYYSFDEATSKEALNQLYRYKVEWHKKMSLPVSIMIFFLIGAPLGAIIRKGGLGMPVVVSVGFFVIYYIITITGEKMAREGSWDSFLGMWIATFILLPISVYLTYKATNDSNLFNAEWYLARYKKISAFFRSLFRRNALRGGLPPAGTAGSETR